A genomic region of Alicyclobacillus sp. SO9 contains the following coding sequences:
- the prfA gene encoding peptide chain release factor 1, which yields MFDKLENIAQRYDELSEMLCDPNIISDTDKLRKYSKEQSDIAPTVETYRRYLQVENQLSEAKEMLQEKLDSEMKEFVKSEIEESEAELERLQEELQLLLLPKDPNDDKNVFVEIRAAAGGGEAALFAGDLLRMYTRYAERQGWKLEVIDAHYTDIGGFKEVTVSIQGKGAYSRLKFESGTHRVQRVPVTESGGRIHTSTATVAVLPEVEDVQVEVYEKDLRVDTFCATGPGGQSVNTTQSAVRITHIPTGIVVSCQDEKSQLKNKDKAMKVLRARLFEKFQEEQQQELAADRKSQVGTGDRSERIRTYNFPQSRVTDHRIGLTIHKLESFLDGDMEEVVQGLIVADRAEMLEVAEG from the coding sequence TTGTTCGACAAATTGGAAAACATAGCGCAGCGCTATGATGAACTCAGTGAAATGCTCTGCGATCCCAATATCATTTCAGACACGGATAAACTTCGGAAATACTCGAAGGAACAATCTGATATAGCGCCTACGGTTGAAACGTATCGACGCTATTTGCAGGTTGAGAATCAGTTAAGTGAAGCAAAAGAGATGCTTCAGGAAAAACTGGACAGTGAAATGAAGGAATTTGTAAAGAGCGAGATAGAGGAATCTGAAGCAGAATTGGAACGTTTGCAGGAGGAATTGCAGTTACTCTTGCTGCCAAAGGATCCCAATGACGATAAGAACGTGTTTGTAGAAATCCGTGCAGCAGCAGGCGGAGGCGAGGCGGCACTGTTTGCCGGGGATCTGTTACGTATGTACACCCGCTATGCTGAGCGCCAAGGTTGGAAACTCGAAGTGATTGATGCTCACTATACAGACATTGGAGGCTTTAAAGAGGTAACTGTCTCGATTCAGGGAAAAGGGGCCTACAGTCGTCTGAAGTTTGAAAGTGGAACGCATCGGGTGCAGAGAGTACCTGTTACGGAGTCAGGCGGGCGTATTCATACGTCTACAGCTACAGTGGCTGTTCTGCCAGAGGTCGAAGATGTTCAGGTTGAAGTGTATGAGAAAGACCTGCGCGTCGACACTTTTTGTGCCACAGGTCCAGGCGGCCAGAGTGTCAACACGACACAGTCCGCGGTTCGCATTACTCACATTCCAACAGGGATTGTGGTGTCGTGCCAGGATGAGAAGTCACAGTTGAAAAACAAAGACAAGGCCATGAAGGTACTTCGTGCCAGGCTCTTTGAAAAGTTCCAGGAAGAACAGCAGCAGGAGCTGGCCGCGGACAGAAAGAGCCAGGTAGGAACGGGAGATAGAAGCGAGCGCATCCGGACCTATAACTTTCCTCAGAGCCGTGTAACGGATCATCGAATTGGTTTGACGATACACAAATTAGAAAGCTTCCTTGACGGAGACATGGAGGAAGTCGTGCAAGGTCTGATTGTGGCAGATCGGGCAGAAATGTTGGAAGTAGCTGAAGGATAA